The following coding sequences lie in one Arachis ipaensis cultivar K30076 chromosome B03, Araip1.1, whole genome shotgun sequence genomic window:
- the LOC107630706 gene encoding uncharacterized protein LOC107630706: MDDGPAKLNIIPDHFQVPTSSQVSPENTSSSITEPQTDQSSRSPHHLRTRRKLKTALMLSLFSPRRLSWVSSNEGQEKVELTVAEVESLRSELTVIEEREAHLKARVEHVDEVLRSARLSGYLYIRTRWEALPGEPPPIDDTEVDDWLPRFVVLHGECIFLYLLCTDLSPQDSTLLSDIIEVGRLPSFKRDDEIQYAFYILTQLGLRYECSSNSKIQVDCWLSALQTDCKLESDTSIPNVWIKM; this comes from the exons ATGGATGATGGTCCTGCAAAATTAAATATCATTCCTGATCACTTTCAAGTTCCAACATCGAGTCAAGTATCTCCTGAAAACACATCATCGTCTATTACAGAACCTCAAACTGATCAATCCTCGAG GTCCCCACACCATTTGCGGACCCGAAGGAAATTAAAGACGGCTTTGATGTTGAGCTTGTTTTCTCCGAGGCGGCTCTCATGGGTTTCCAGTAATGAAGGTCAGGAGAAG GTAGAGCTAACTGTTGCAGAAGTAGAGTCACTTCGATCTGAACTTACTGTTATAGAGGAGAGGGAAGCTCATTTGAAAGCTCG AGTGGAACATGTTGATGAAGTTTTGCGGTCAGCACGTCTATCTGGCTACTTATACATCCGAACT AGATGGGAAGCCCTACCAGGCGAACCTCCACCTATAGATGATACAGAAGTAGATGATTGGCTTCCTCGCTTTGTTGTTCTCCACGGAGAATGTATATTCTTATATTTGTTGTGTACAG ATCTAAGTCCTCAGGACTCAACCCTTCTATCGGACATCATTGAGGTAGGGAGGTTACCAAGTTTCAAACGTGATGATGAGATTCAATATGCCTTTTATATTTTGACTCAGCTCGGATTACGTTATGAGTGCTCAAGCAATTCTAAAATACAG GTGGACTGTTGGTTATCAGCTCTTCAAACTGACTGTAAATTGGAATCTGATACATCAATTCCAAATGTTTGGATTAAGATGTAA